The following proteins come from a genomic window of Pseudomonas marvdashtae:
- the gabT gene encoding 4-aminobutyrate--2-oxoglutarate transaminase: MSKTNADLMARRTAAVPRGVGQIHPIFAESAKNATVTDVEGREFIDFAGGIAVLNTGHLHPKIIAAVTAQLNKLTHTCFQVLAYEPYVELCEKINAKVPGDFAKKTLLVTTGSEAVENAVKIARAATGRAGVIAFTGAYHGRTMMTLGLTGKVVPYSAGMGLMPGGIFRALYPNELHGVSIDDSIASIERIFKNDAEPRDIAAIIIEPVQGEGGFYVAPKAFMQRLRALCDQHGILLIADEVQTGAGRTGTFFAMEQMGVAADLTTFAKSIAGGFPLAGVCGKAEYMDAIAPGGLGGTYAGSPIACAAALAVMEVFEEEHLLDRCKAVGERLVTGLKAIQKKYPVIGEVRALGAMIAVELFEDGDSHKPNAAAVAQVVAKARDKGLILLSCGTYGNVLRVLVPLTSPDEQLDKGLAIIEECFSEL, translated from the coding sequence ATGAGCAAGACCAACGCAGACCTGATGGCCCGCCGTACCGCCGCTGTTCCCCGTGGTGTCGGCCAGATTCACCCGATCTTTGCCGAGTCGGCGAAGAACGCCACGGTGACCGACGTTGAAGGTCGTGAATTCATCGATTTCGCCGGCGGTATCGCTGTGCTGAACACCGGCCACCTGCACCCGAAAATCATCGCCGCAGTGACCGCACAGCTGAACAAGCTGACCCACACCTGCTTCCAGGTCCTGGCCTACGAGCCGTACGTGGAACTGTGCGAAAAAATCAACGCCAAGGTCCCGGGTGATTTCGCCAAGAAAACCCTGCTGGTCACCACCGGTTCCGAAGCGGTGGAAAACGCCGTTAAGATCGCCCGCGCCGCCACGGGCCGTGCCGGTGTGATCGCCTTCACCGGCGCCTACCACGGCCGCACCATGATGACCCTGGGCCTGACCGGCAAAGTCGTGCCTTACTCGGCCGGCATGGGCCTGATGCCCGGTGGCATCTTCCGCGCGCTGTACCCGAATGAACTGCATGGCGTGAGCATCGACGATTCCATCGCCAGCATCGAACGCATCTTCAAGAACGACGCCGAGCCGCGTGACATCGCTGCGATCATCATCGAGCCGGTCCAGGGCGAAGGCGGTTTCTATGTGGCACCGAAGGCCTTCATGCAGCGCCTGCGCGCCCTGTGCGACCAGCACGGCATCCTGCTGATCGCTGACGAAGTGCAGACCGGCGCCGGCCGTACCGGTACCTTCTTCGCCATGGAACAGATGGGCGTTGCAGCTGACCTGACCACCTTCGCCAAATCCATCGCAGGCGGCTTCCCGCTCGCCGGCGTGTGCGGCAAGGCTGAATACATGGACGCCATTGCGCCAGGTGGCCTGGGCGGCACTTACGCCGGTAGCCCGATCGCGTGCGCGGCGGCGCTGGCGGTGATGGAAGTGTTCGAAGAAGAACACTTGCTGGATCGCTGCAAAGCCGTGGGCGAACGCCTGGTGACCGGCCTCAAGGCTATCCAGAAGAAATACCCGGTCATTGGCGAAGTGCGTGCGCTGGGCGCGATGATCGCCGTGGAGCTGTTCGAAGATGGCGACAGCCACAAGCCGAACGCGGCCGCTGTTGCGCAGGTCGTGGCAAAGGCTCGCGACAAAGGCCTGATCCTGCTGTCTTGCGGTACTTACGGCAACGTCTTGCGGGTACTGGTGCCGCTGACCTCGCCGGATGAGCAGTTGGACAAAGGCTTGGCAATCATTGAAGAGTGCTTCTCCGAGCTTTGA
- the gabD gene encoding NADP-dependent succinate-semialdehyde dehydrogenase, with the protein MQLKDTQLFRQQAFIDGAWVDADNGQTIKVTNPATGEVLGTVPKMGAAETRRAIEAADKALPAWRALTAKERANKLRRWYELLIENQDDLGRLMTLEQGKPLAESKGEIVYAASFIEWFAEEAKRIYGDVIPGHQPDKRLIVIKQPIGVTAAITPWNFPAAMITRKAGPALAAGCTMVIKPASQTPFSALALVELAHRAGIPQGVLSVVTGSAGDIGGELTSNPIVRKLSFTGSTEIGRQLMAECAKDIKKVSLELGGNAPFIVFDDADLDKAVEGAIISKYRNNGQTCVCANRLYIQDSVYDAFAEKLKVAVAKLKIGNGLEDGTTTGPLIDEKAVAKVQEHIADAVSKGATVLAGGKAMEGNFFEPTILTNVPSSAAVAKEETFGPLAPLFRFKDEAEVIAMSNDTEFGLASYFYARDLGRVFRVAEALEYGMVGVNTGLISNEVAPFGGIKASGLGREGSKYGIEDYLEIKYLCLGI; encoded by the coding sequence ATGCAGCTTAAAGACACCCAGTTGTTCCGCCAGCAAGCCTTTATCGATGGCGCTTGGGTCGATGCGGACAATGGTCAGACGATCAAGGTCACCAACCCGGCGACGGGCGAAGTGCTGGGCACCGTGCCAAAAATGGGCGCTGCCGAAACCCGCCGGGCGATTGAAGCCGCCGACAAGGCACTGCCGGCTTGGCGTGCGCTGACCGCCAAGGAACGCGCCAACAAGCTGCGCCGCTGGTACGAATTGCTGATCGAAAACCAGGACGACCTCGGTCGCCTGATGACCTTGGAGCAGGGCAAGCCGCTGGCCGAGTCCAAGGGCGAAATCGTCTACGCCGCCTCGTTCATCGAGTGGTTCGCCGAAGAAGCCAAGCGCATCTACGGCGACGTGATTCCGGGCCATCAGCCCGACAAGCGGCTGATCGTGATCAAGCAGCCGATCGGCGTTACCGCTGCCATTACGCCGTGGAACTTCCCAGCTGCGATGATCACCCGTAAGGCTGGCCCAGCGCTGGCTGCCGGTTGCACGATGGTCATCAAGCCCGCTTCGCAAACCCCGTTCTCGGCCCTTGCGCTGGTGGAACTGGCGCACCGTGCAGGCATCCCGCAAGGCGTACTGAGCGTAGTCACCGGCAGCGCCGGCGACATCGGTGGCGAGCTGACCAGCAACCCGATCGTGCGCAAGCTGTCCTTCACCGGCTCGACCGAGATCGGTCGCCAGTTGATGGCCGAATGTGCCAAGGACATCAAGAAAGTCTCCCTGGAACTGGGCGGCAACGCGCCGTTCATCGTGTTCGATGACGCGGACCTGGATAAGGCCGTCGAAGGCGCGATCATCTCCAAATACCGTAACAACGGCCAGACCTGCGTCTGCGCCAATCGCCTGTACATCCAGGATTCGGTGTACGACGCGTTCGCCGAAAAACTCAAAGTGGCGGTGGCCAAGCTCAAGATCGGTAATGGTCTGGAAGACGGCACCACCACCGGTCCGTTGATCGACGAAAAAGCCGTCGCCAAGGTGCAAGAGCACATCGCCGACGCGGTCAGCAAAGGCGCGACCGTGCTGGCGGGCGGCAAGGCGATGGAAGGCAACTTCTTCGAGCCGACCATCCTCACCAACGTCCCATCGAGCGCCGCCGTGGCGAAGGAAGAAACCTTCGGCCCGCTGGCGCCGCTGTTCCGCTTCAAAGACGAAGCCGAAGTGATCGCGATGTCCAACGACACCGAGTTCGGCCTGGCCTCGTACTTCTATGCCCGCGACCTGGGCCGTGTGTTCCGTGTGGCCGAAGCCTTGGAATACGGCATGGTCGGCGTCAACACCGGGTTGATTTCCAACGAAGTCGCGCCGTTCGGCGGCATCAAGGCGTCGGGCCTGGGCCGTGAAGGCTCCAAGTACGGCATCGAGGATTACCTGGAAATCAAATACCTCTGCCTGGGTATCTGA
- a CDS encoding RNA polymerase sigma factor, with protein sequence MAVVLDSPSDESLLARYRDGDGASFEALYARHRLGLYRFLVSLSNKAELAEEIFQDTWLSLIRSTTQPQGRASFRTWLFQIARNRLIDHWRRHGVHNPLHDSYDEQLHVQPDDSSGPEQQLSLSRDQARLDAALQALPEDQREVFLLRLHGDLELPQIAALTGVPLETVKSRLRYAQQKLHRLLAEEVPA encoded by the coding sequence ATGGCCGTTGTGCTTGATTCTCCCAGCGACGAATCGCTGCTGGCCCGTTACCGCGATGGCGACGGGGCTTCTTTCGAAGCCCTGTATGCGCGCCATCGCCTCGGGCTTTATCGTTTCCTCGTGTCCTTGAGCAACAAAGCCGAACTGGCCGAGGAAATCTTCCAGGACACTTGGCTCAGCTTGATCCGCAGCACCACCCAGCCACAAGGCCGGGCGAGTTTTCGTACATGGTTGTTCCAGATCGCCCGCAACCGCTTGATCGATCACTGGCGTAGACACGGCGTTCATAATCCACTGCATGACAGTTATGACGAACAACTTCACGTCCAACCCGACGACAGCAGCGGCCCCGAGCAACAGTTGAGCCTGAGTCGTGATCAGGCGCGCCTGGACGCAGCGCTGCAGGCATTGCCCGAGGACCAGCGGGAAGTTTTCCTGCTGCGCCTGCACGGCGATTTGGAACTGCCACAAATTGCGGCCCTGACCGGCGTCCCGCTGGAAACGGTCAAGAGCCGCTTGCGTTACGCCCAGCAGAAATTGCATCGACTGTTGGCCGAGGAGGTACCCGCATGA
- a CDS encoding vWA domain-containing protein, translating to MSRPLSYMRPAAQGFAVTLLVALAGCGLSSSRESAKPSEPVPVAPSVVPQGELRQSTVKRMVMKPASMPAPGVANDAVVGGYRVEPREQYEKLPDNPIHSVAETPVSTFSVDVDTGSYANVRRFLNQGSLPPDGAVRLEEMVNYFPYHYALPADGSPFGVTTEIAPSPWNPHTRLLRIGIKASDRAVADLAPANLVFLVDVSGSMDRREGLPLVKSTLKLLVDQLRDQDRVSLVVYAGESRVVLKPTSGREKAKIRNAIDQLSAGGSTAGASGIELAYQMARESFIDKGINRILLATDGDFNVGISDFDSLKQMATDQRKSGVSLTTLGFGVDNYNEHLMEQLADAGDGNYAYIDNLLEARKVLVGQLSSTLAVVARDVKLQVEFNPAQVSEYRLLGYENRALKREDFNNDKVDAGEIGAGHTVTALYEIVARGEKGWLDPLRYASVPKSDGTPGELAMLRVRYKPAEGGNSRLIEHPIAAAQQNDKPSDDLRFAAAVAAFAQQLKGDGRYTGAMSFKDTAQLARSARGEDPFGLRAEFVQLVELAQSLKPAP from the coding sequence ATGTCCCGTCCGCTTTCCTATATGCGTCCTGCTGCGCAGGGCTTTGCTGTCACCCTGCTGGTGGCATTGGCCGGTTGTGGGTTGTCTTCGTCCCGTGAGTCGGCCAAGCCGTCCGAGCCGGTGCCCGTGGCGCCTAGCGTCGTACCGCAAGGCGAACTGCGCCAGTCGACCGTCAAGCGCATGGTCATGAAGCCCGCATCGATGCCCGCCCCTGGCGTGGCGAACGATGCCGTCGTCGGGGGTTACCGCGTCGAGCCGCGGGAACAGTACGAAAAACTGCCGGACAATCCGATCCACAGCGTCGCCGAAACACCGGTCTCGACCTTCAGCGTTGATGTCGATACCGGCAGCTACGCCAATGTGCGACGTTTCCTCAATCAAGGCAGCCTGCCGCCCGACGGCGCCGTACGACTTGAGGAAATGGTCAATTACTTCCCTTACCACTACGCGCTGCCTGCCGATGGTTCGCCTTTTGGCGTGACCACCGAAATCGCCCCATCGCCATGGAACCCCCACACCCGTTTGCTGCGCATCGGCATCAAGGCGTCCGACCGCGCCGTGGCGGACCTGGCCCCAGCCAACCTGGTTTTTTTGGTGGACGTTTCCGGCTCCATGGATCGTCGCGAGGGCCTGCCGCTGGTCAAAAGCACCCTGAAATTGCTGGTGGACCAATTGCGCGACCAGGACCGAGTGTCTCTGGTGGTCTATGCCGGCGAATCGCGTGTAGTGCTCAAGCCTACCTCGGGCCGCGAAAAGGCGAAGATCCGCAACGCCATCGATCAACTGAGCGCAGGCGGTTCCACTGCTGGCGCCTCGGGCATCGAATTGGCCTACCAGATGGCACGGGAGAGTTTTATCGACAAAGGCATCAACCGCATCCTGCTGGCCACCGATGGCGATTTCAACGTCGGCATCAGCGACTTCGACAGCCTCAAGCAGATGGCAACGGACCAGCGCAAAAGCGGCGTATCCCTCACCACGCTGGGCTTCGGTGTGGATAACTACAACGAGCATCTGATGGAGCAACTGGCCGACGCCGGCGACGGCAACTATGCCTACATCGACAACCTTCTCGAAGCGCGCAAAGTCCTTGTGGGCCAGCTCAGCTCCACCCTGGCGGTGGTCGCGCGGGATGTGAAATTGCAAGTGGAATTCAACCCCGCCCAAGTCAGCGAATATCGCCTGCTGGGCTACGAAAACCGCGCGCTAAAGCGTGAGGATTTCAATAATGACAAGGTTGATGCAGGTGAGATCGGCGCCGGACATACAGTCACGGCGTTGTATGAAATTGTCGCGAGGGGTGAGAAGGGCTGGCTGGACCCGCTGCGCTATGCCAGCGTGCCCAAGTCGGACGGCACGCCAGGTGAACTGGCGATGTTGCGCGTACGCTACAAACCGGCTGAAGGCGGTAACAGTCGCTTGATCGAGCACCCCATCGCCGCCGCTCAGCAGAATGACAAGCCCAGCGATGATTTGCGTTTCGCCGCCGCCGTGGCTGCCTTCGCCCAGCAGCTCAAGGGTGATGGGCGCTACACTGGGGCGATGAGTTTCAAGGACACCGCGCAATTGGCGCGTTCGGCCCGCGGCGAAGACCCGTTCGGGCTGCGAGCGGAGTTTGTGCAGTTAGTGGAGCTTGCGCAGAGCCTCAAGCCTGCACCCTGA
- a CDS encoding death-on-curing protein has product MNTDNANTSQLIIYQSEDGRTRLDVRFVDETVWLTQALMGELFSTTPENVLMHLKNIFSEGELDQNATTKDFLVVRQEGTRQVKRKLKHSSKTQSRP; this is encoded by the coding sequence ATGAACACGGATAACGCCAATACCTCGCAGCTCATCATCTACCAGAGTGAAGACGGGCGAACCCGGTTGGACGTGCGCTTTGTCGATGAAACCGTATGGTTGACCCAAGCCTTGATGGGAGAGTTATTCAGCACCACGCCAGAGAACGTGTTGATGCATCTGAAGAACATCTTCAGCGAGGGGGAGCTTGATCAAAACGCAACCACTAAGGATTTCTTAGTAGTTCGTCAGGAAGGTACGCGCCAGGTAAAGCGCAAGCTCAAGCACTCGAGCAAGACCCAATCTAGGCCTTGA
- a CDS encoding MFS transporter has product MTATTHLPGARFSRSDYKTLGLAALGGALEIYDFIIFVFFALTLSQLFFPPEMPEWLRLLQSFGIFATGYLARPLGGILMAHFADRLGRKRVFSLSILMMALPCLLIGLMPTYAQIGYFAPLLLLALRILQGAAVGGEVPSAWVFVAEHAPLHHRGYALGFLQAGLTFGYLLGALTATALARIYTPAEILDYAWRLPFLLGGVFGVIGVWLRRWLSETPIFMALQANREGAPELPLRTVLRDHRHALLPAAILTCVLTSAVVVFVVITPTVMQKSFGLTPSHTFALSSLGIVFLNIGCVLAGLIVDRIGAWRTVMLYSLLLPLGIAVLYASLISGSAWLGLAYAVAGLSCGVVGAVPSVMVSLFPPKIRVSGISFTYNIAYALWASMTPLVLIALVPWSPWVCVGYCAVMGAVGVGAAAYFPGRGERVYGSALASEP; this is encoded by the coding sequence ATGACTGCCACCACTCATTTACCAGGCGCGCGATTCAGCCGATCCGACTACAAGACCTTGGGCCTGGCCGCCCTCGGCGGTGCGCTGGAAATCTACGACTTCATCATTTTCGTTTTTTTCGCCCTGACCTTGAGCCAACTGTTTTTCCCGCCGGAAATGCCCGAGTGGTTGCGCTTGCTGCAAAGCTTCGGAATTTTCGCCACCGGCTACCTGGCGCGTCCCTTGGGCGGGATTCTCATGGCGCACTTCGCCGATCGCCTGGGCCGCAAGCGCGTCTTCAGCCTGAGCATCCTCATGATGGCGTTGCCTTGCCTGCTCATCGGGCTGATGCCTACCTATGCACAAATCGGTTATTTCGCCCCGTTGCTGTTGCTGGCGCTGCGTATCCTGCAAGGCGCGGCGGTGGGCGGCGAAGTACCCAGCGCCTGGGTGTTCGTCGCTGAGCATGCGCCGCTGCATCATCGCGGCTATGCCCTGGGTTTCCTCCAGGCCGGCCTGACCTTCGGCTACTTGCTGGGCGCCCTGACGGCCACGGCGCTGGCGCGGATCTACACGCCGGCGGAGATCCTCGATTACGCCTGGCGCCTGCCGTTCCTGTTGGGCGGCGTCTTTGGCGTGATCGGCGTCTGGCTGCGTCGCTGGCTGAGCGAGACGCCGATCTTCATGGCGTTGCAAGCCAATCGCGAAGGCGCGCCTGAATTGCCGTTGCGCACCGTCCTGCGTGACCATCGCCACGCCTTGCTGCCCGCAGCGATCCTCACCTGCGTGCTGACCTCCGCCGTGGTGGTGTTCGTGGTCATCACCCCGACCGTGATGCAGAAAAGCTTCGGCCTGACACCTAGCCACACCTTTGCCCTGAGTAGCCTGGGTATCGTGTTCCTGAACATCGGCTGTGTCCTGGCTGGACTCATCGTCGACCGCATCGGCGCTTGGCGCACGGTCATGCTCTACAGCCTGCTGCTGCCCCTGGGCATCGCCGTGCTCTATGCCAGCCTGATCAGCGGCAGCGCCTGGCTGGGCCTGGCTTACGCCGTGGCCGGGCTGAGTTGCGGCGTGGTCGGCGCGGTGCCTTCAGTGATGGTCAGCCTGTTTCCGCCGAAGATCCGCGTGTCCGGCATTTCGTTCACCTACAACATCGCCTACGCGCTTTGGGCCAGCATGACACCGTTGGTGTTGATCGCGTTGGTGCCTTGGAGCCCTTGGGTGTGCGTGGGGTATTGCGCGGTGATGGGCGCGGTGGGCGTGGGGGCTGCGGCGTATTTTCCGGGGCGGGGAGAGCGTGTTTACGGTTCGGCGTTGGCGTCGGAGCCCTGA
- a CDS encoding YbhB/YbcL family Raf kinase inhibitor-like protein — translation MTRLTSLSSWLVAVTLVLCAQGAVQAEERFTLSIPGVSDDRLFTAAAASDANTCGGKNISPALSWNAGPPGTLSYAIVMLDPDGQRGQGVDHWVHYGIKATTRQIPTGAGTKSTLEGMSGINSKNTPGYIGPCPPVGDSAHHYLIQIFALDLAPQALPAGLTRAQLMEKLKGHVLRNSSVVRRYHR, via the coding sequence ATGACCCGATTGACTTCCCTTTCCTCCTGGCTCGTGGCCGTCACCCTCGTGCTGTGCGCACAAGGGGCTGTCCAGGCCGAAGAGCGTTTCACCCTGAGCATTCCCGGTGTGTCGGACGACCGCCTCTTCACCGCCGCGGCCGCCAGTGACGCCAACACCTGCGGCGGCAAGAATATTTCCCCAGCCCTGAGCTGGAACGCCGGCCCGCCTGGCACCCTCAGCTATGCAATCGTCATGCTCGACCCCGACGGCCAACGAGGGCAGGGTGTGGACCATTGGGTCCATTACGGGATCAAGGCCACCACGCGGCAGATTCCAACGGGTGCGGGCACCAAATCCACGCTGGAGGGCATGAGCGGGATAAACAGCAAGAACACCCCTGGCTATATCGGCCCGTGCCCGCCTGTCGGCGACAGTGCGCACCATTACCTGATCCAGATATTCGCCCTGGACCTTGCGCCGCAAGCCCTGCCGGCCGGCCTGACGCGCGCCCAACTGATGGAAAAACTCAAGGGCCACGTATTGCGCAACAGCAGTGTGGTGCGCCGCTACCACCGCTGA
- a CDS encoding apoptosis inducing factor family protein: protein MPMHQVARLADVREDRGLEVTLNDAPILLLRAGGQVRAFQGKCPHAGAPLAKGAVCHGRVICPWHKAAFRAEDGALCEPPALDSLERYHVEVRGDDVWVDDHPLPAEKIPPADDPRTFVIIGAGAAGTACAAALREKGFGGQILMIDREAEAGYDRTVLSKYVLAGDMAAKETPSLRDESYFTQQRIERRHGEVVGLEVAARQVRLADGTLLGYDAVLIATGGEPRRPDLPGSDLPQVLVLRSLADSRQILEQAKPGQRAVIIGDSFIAMEVASSLRKRELSVTVLARHPVPFAAQFGDSIGKAILARHRANGVVYHSDGEAARIEGAGRVEAVLLDNGQRFAADLVIIGVGIRPATEPFAELPRADDRSLMVDDGMRAADGVWAVGDIATFALNGQPRRIEHWRLAQQQARIAATNMLGGEEHYLDVPFFWTYHFGKRYDYLGHAEEWDEVQFKGTPEHPPFIALLGKDGLVAAAVACDEGRAMAALAQRMKQPLPVDEAWRLVRDFSA from the coding sequence ATGCCCATGCATCAAGTCGCCCGCCTCGCTGATGTGCGAGAAGACCGCGGCCTCGAAGTCACTCTCAACGACGCGCCTATCCTGCTGCTGCGAGCTGGCGGACAGGTGCGGGCGTTCCAAGGCAAGTGCCCGCATGCCGGGGCGCCGCTGGCCAAGGGTGCGGTGTGCCATGGACGGGTGATCTGCCCGTGGCACAAAGCGGCGTTCCGCGCCGAAGACGGCGCCCTGTGTGAACCGCCGGCCCTCGACAGCCTGGAGCGTTATCACGTCGAGGTGCGAGGCGATGACGTCTGGGTCGATGATCACCCCCTGCCGGCCGAAAAAATCCCCCCGGCCGACGACCCCCGCACGTTCGTCATCATTGGCGCCGGAGCGGCCGGCACCGCCTGTGCGGCGGCGCTGCGGGAAAAAGGTTTCGGTGGCCAAATCCTGATGATCGACCGCGAAGCCGAGGCCGGCTATGACCGCACGGTGTTGAGCAAATACGTGCTGGCCGGCGACATGGCAGCGAAAGAAACCCCGTCCTTGCGCGATGAAAGTTATTTCACCCAGCAACGCATCGAACGACGCCATGGCGAAGTCGTCGGTCTTGAGGTTGCGGCGCGCCAAGTCCGCCTCGCCGACGGCACGTTGCTGGGCTATGACGCGGTGCTGATTGCAACCGGAGGGGAGCCCAGGAGGCCGGATCTGCCCGGCAGCGATTTGCCCCAAGTCCTGGTGTTGCGCTCGCTGGCCGACAGCCGGCAGATCCTCGAACAAGCCAAGCCAGGACAACGGGCGGTCATTATCGGCGACAGCTTTATCGCCATGGAAGTCGCCTCGTCCCTGCGCAAACGTGAGCTGAGCGTCACCGTCCTGGCCCGTCATCCGGTGCCGTTCGCGGCGCAGTTCGGCGACAGCATCGGCAAGGCGATCCTGGCCCGGCATCGGGCCAATGGCGTGGTCTATCACAGCGATGGCGAGGCGGCGCGAATCGAAGGCGCGGGCAGGGTTGAAGCCGTGCTGCTGGACAATGGGCAGCGCTTCGCGGCGGACCTGGTCATCATCGGCGTCGGCATACGCCCCGCGACGGAACCGTTCGCTGAGCTGCCACGGGCGGATGATCGCTCATTGATGGTCGACGACGGCATGCGCGCGGCCGATGGCGTATGGGCCGTCGGCGACATCGCTACCTTTGCGCTAAACGGCCAGCCTCGGCGTATCGAGCATTGGCGCCTGGCCCAGCAACAGGCACGCATCGCCGCGACGAACATGCTCGGCGGCGAAGAGCATTACCTGGATGTGCCATTCTTCTGGACCTACCACTTCGGCAAACGCTACGACTACCTCGGCCACGCCGAAGAATGGGACGAGGTGCAGTTCAAAGGCACGCCTGAGCATCCGCCTTTTATCGCATTGCTCGGCAAGGACGGCCTCGTCGCTGCTGCCGTGGCCTGCGATGAAGGCCGGGCGATGGCGGCGCTGGCCCAGCGGATGAAACAACCGCTGCCGGTGGATGAGGCTTGGCGGCTGGTTCGGGATTTTTCGGCGTAG
- the pgaD gene encoding poly-beta-1,6-N-acetyl-D-glucosamine biosynthesis protein PgaD — MKIIRTRQRPFLVVIDVLFTVLAWVGLLYLLVNGLWPLFDSHAGPRLGGSLLDTLGTLQIYGWIALVNAIILITWARYQQRKSRSFAQRRLPAPVVDDLGLSASFKLTNERLDTLRQPGSKIIHNNQEGDISHVVPHFHLLSPDMQPAPLAPLERPLVIHLPADHSA, encoded by the coding sequence ATGAAAATTATCAGGACCCGGCAACGGCCTTTTCTGGTGGTCATCGATGTGCTTTTCACCGTACTGGCGTGGGTCGGATTGTTGTATTTGCTGGTGAATGGGCTCTGGCCTTTGTTCGACAGCCATGCCGGCCCGCGGCTGGGCGGTTCGCTGTTGGATACCCTTGGGACTTTGCAGATCTACGGTTGGATTGCGTTGGTCAACGCGATCATTCTGATCACCTGGGCGCGTTACCAGCAGCGCAAGAGCCGCAGCTTCGCCCAGCGCCGGCTGCCGGCGCCAGTGGTGGACGATTTGGGCTTGAGCGCCAGCTTCAAGTTGACCAACGAGCGTCTGGACACTTTGCGCCAGCCGGGTTCCAAGATTATCCACAACAATCAGGAGGGCGACATCAGCCACGTGGTGCCGCATTTCCACCTGTTGAGTCCGGACATGCAACCTGCGCCCTTGGCGCCGCTGGAACGGCCGCTGGTAATCCATCTGCCGGCGGACCATTCCGCATAG